The Oncorhynchus gorbuscha isolate QuinsamMale2020 ecotype Even-year linkage group LG08, OgorEven_v1.0, whole genome shotgun sequence DNA window GCAACAATATTTCCTGGTAGAGGTCCTCAAGAGGGCACAGTGTCTGCCATCACCCACACAGCCAATGCTGCAGCCAGTTTGCCCTTCCCCAGTCTGGTTCCAGTTAACAACCAGGGTGTCCTTGGAGGCCATCTATCTCACAGTCAAGTTCCTGTGAGTGTGCTTAGGCCCACTATAATGGAAGAGAGAGATTCTGCATGGCAACAAGAAAACAAGGAAAGGGAGCTGCAGgcagagagcgaaagagaaaagGCCCTTGAGCAAGAGAGACTTAGAGCCGTGGAGCTGGAAAGACAGAGAATATTTGAGCAACAGCGTGCCATGGagcaagagagggaaagagctttggagcgagagagaggggagagggagaaagcctTGGATGctgaaaggaaggagagggaaagggctTTGGAGCGAGAGAGGGCACAAGCTCTTGAACAAGAGcgggaggaaagggagaaagctttggcagaagagagggagaagtctGAGGCAAGAGAGAGGGCCCTTGAGCTTGAGAAGGCTGTGGAGTTAGAAAGGCAGAGAGTCATGGAACGAGAGCAAGCTTTGCagcaagaaagagaggagagggaaagagctaaAGCTTTTGAGcgggagaagagggaaagggctCTTGAGCGGGAGCAAGTTCTTGAACAAGAAAGGGTGGAGACAGCGAGAGCGTTGGAGCAAGaaagggtggagatggagaaagCCTTGGAGATGGAGCGCATAGAGAGGGAAAAGGCTTTGGAGCAAGAGCGAGTTGAGAAGGAGAAAGCTTTGGAGCTAGTGAGGCAGAAAGCTTTGAAGCgggaacaggaggagaggcagaAAGCGCTGGAGCTAGAGATGCAGGAAGCGCTGGAGTTGGAGAGGCAGAAAGCGCTGGAGCTAGAGATGCAGGAAGCGCTGGAGCTGGAGAGGCAGAAAGCGCTGGAGCTAGAGAGGCAGAAAGCGCTGGAGCTAGAGAGGCAGAAAGCGCTGGAGCTAGAGAGGCAGAAAGCGCTGGAGCTAGAGAGGCAGAAAGCGCTGGAGCTAGAGAGGCAGAAAGCGCTGGAGCTAGAGAGGCAGAAAGCGCTGGAGCTAGAGAGGCAGAAAGCGCTGGAGCTAGAGAGGCAGAAAGCGCTGGAGCTAGAGAGGCAGAAAGCGCTGGAGCTAGAGAGGCAGGAAGCGCTGGAGCTAGAGAGGCAGGAAGCGCTGGAGCTAGAGAGGCAGGAAGCGCTGGAGCTAGAGAGGCAGGAAGCGCTGGAGCTAGAGAGGCAGAAAGCGCTGGAGCTAGAGAGGCAGAAAGCGCTGGAACTAGAGAGGCAGAAAGCGCTGGAGCTAGAGAGGCAGAAAGCGCTGGAGCTAGAGAGGCAGAAAGCGCTGGAGCTAGAGAGGCAGGAAGCGCTGGAGCTAGAGAGGCAGGAAGCGCTGGAGCTAGAGAGGCAGGAAGCGCTGGAGCTAGAGAGGCAGGAAGCGCTGGAGCTAGAGAGGCAGGAAGCGCTggaggaagagaggcaggaaGCGCTGGAGCTAGAGAGGCAGAAAGCGctggaggaagagaggcagaaagcGCTGGAGCAAGAGAGGCAGAAAGCGCTGGAGCAAGAGAGGCAGAAAGCGCTGGAGCTAGAGAGGCAGAAAGCGCTGGAGCTAGAGAGGCAGAAAGCGCTGGAGCTAGAGAGGCAGAAAGCGCTGGAGCTAGAGAGGCAGAAAGCGCTGGAGCTAGAGAGGCAGAAAGCGCTGGAGCTAGAGAGGCAGAAAGCGCTGGAGCTAGAGAGGCAGAAAGCGCTGGAGCTAGAGAGGCAGAAAGCGCTGGAGCTAGAGAGGCAGAAAGCGCTGGAGCTAGAGAGGCAGAAAGCGCTGGAGCTAGAGAGGCAGAAAGCGCTGGAGCTAGAGAGGCAGAAAGCGCTGGAGCTAGAGAGGCAGAAAGCGCTGGAGCTAGAGAGGCAGAAAGCGCTGGAGCTAGAGAGGCAGAAAGCGCTGGAGCTAGAGAGGCAGAAAGCGCTGGAGCTAGAGAGGCAGAAAGCGCTGGAGCTAGAGAGGCAGAAAGCGCTGGAGCTAGAGAGGCAGACAGCGCTGGAGCTAGAGAGGCAGACAGCGCTGGAGCTAGAGAGGCAGACAGCGCTGGAGCTAGAGAGGCAGACAGCGCTGGAGCTAGAGAGGCAGACAGCGCTGGAGCTAGAGAGGCAGACAGCGCTGGAGCTAGAGAGGCAGACAGCGCTGGAGCTAGAGAGGCAGACAGCGCTGGAGCTAGAGAGGCAGACAGCGCTGGAGCTAGAGAGGCAGACAGCGCTGGAGCTAGAGAGGCAGACAGCGCTGGAGCTAGAGAGGCAGACAGCGCTGGAGCTAGAGAGGCAGACAGCGCTGGTgcgagaacaggagagggagacagcgctGGAGCAAGAGCGAGTTGAGAAGGAGAAAGCTTTGGAGCTAGAGAGGCAGAAAGCTTTAGAGCGGgaactggaggagagggagaaagatagggagaaGAAGGCAAGGGCTTTGCACCAAGAAAGAattgaaagggagaaagaaagagccttggagaaagaaagagtggagaggggaaaagCTTTGGaacgtgagagagaggagaaggagagtgctTTAGAACAGAAGGCCctgcagagagaaaaagagggggagtGTGTTTTGGAACAAGATAAGGAAAGGGCTATGGTGGCTGAGAGGGAGAGTCATCTTCCTCCATGGAAACGTGGTCGTGAGATTGGTCTTACCCCCCtgcccactcctcccctctccacaggaGCAGGTAGAATGGCGGCAACAGAGGAGGGTGGGGAGCCCCACGTGCCATCCCTACCCCAAACAGCATCGAGAGACAACCAGCCAGTTGAATCTGGTACGCCCTTGTCACCAACTATAGCAACGCCTCTGTCACCCCAGTCCTCCTTCAAGAAGTTCCGTTTCTTGAGAGACCCCCCAGTTCTGTCCCAATCTTGCTCTGCATCCCTGGTCATCAAGAGGCCCCGTACATTCTCTGACAGCCCCCATACTCAGGCCTCCGCTCTCCAGTCCCCAAGAAAACCTGGGGAACAAGAGCAGGAAAGTACTCTGCAGGGGTCCAAGCTTTCTTCTAGACAGGCAGCATCACAGATGCCTGCAAGACAGGGGTTCCTTTTTTCTGGACCAACTGCAGCAGACACGTCAGACACAACAGGGCCAGAGACCCCAGTGATTGCCACACTAGGCAAGAGTCCTGAAGAAGAAAAGGCTAAGGAGCTTGTGTCAGAGGAGCATGTCTTAGCAGATAAGGAGACaaacaaacaggaagtgggagagATAGCCAGAGGTGCTAAACGGGTGGATGCAGGAAACGTCCCCTCGGGTCCAGCAGAATCTGTGGTACTTCCCTCACCCCCACCGGAAGAGGGCAATGTAGACCGGGGAAGGGAGAGAAGTCAAAAGAAACAAGAGAAGCGGGGAAGACGAGCTTCCTCATCCAGTGATTCCTCAGATTCTGACTCTGGGTCATCCTCCTCACGCTCGTCTGGTTCATCTTCGTCCTCCCAGGGCAAAACTCGCACCACTCCCAGTGGTAGAAAGGTGAGTGGTCTATAGGTGTTCTTTCACTCAGTCAGTGGAATAACAATGATCAAACCCAAACAGCAATATGGGAAAGTAAATGTTCATTAACTATGTAGTACTTGGATTTTCTTTTTAGGTTTCTCTTTTGGTTGTTTTTGGTTTTTATTCTGTCAGGGCCTAGGTTTGACAGGACCACCCAAGCAGTGACAATCAATGGTACTTTGAAGATCTGAAGACGTTATTTCATTAATGTTTCAAGGGAACCTTGTCCAAATGTTCAAGATGTTTACCAGAACGGTTTCTGATTTATGAATTACATGTTTTTCTGAAGTTGTGAAAGATGGAGGAAAAGTTATATTTCAGTGTGAaaatacagtaccggtcaaaagtttgggcacacctaatCAAGAGTTTTCCCttatttttcctattttccacattgtgaaataatactgaagacatcaaaactatgaaataacacatatgaaatcatgtagaaattgggacaaatttccaccggtctaaagtccattgcttgtgttatttggcccaagtaagtctcttcttcttattggtgtcctttagtagtggttgctttgcagcaattcgaccatgaaggcccgattcacacagtctcctctgaacagttggtgtCTTTTTACTTGaaacatttattttggctgcgatttctgaggtgcagttaattgttgatttctgaggctgttaactctaatgaacctatcctctgcagcagaggtaactctgggtcttcctttcctgtggcggtccttatgagagccagtttcatcatagcacccgatggattttgcgactgcacttgaagaaactttcaaagttcttgaaatgttccacattgactgatcttatttttatttcacctttatttaaccaggtaggctagttgagaacaagttcccatttacaactgcgacctggccaagataaagcatagcagtgtgaacagacagcaacatagagttacacatggagtaaacaataattaataagtaatgatggactgttgtttctctttgcatattttaactgttcttgccataatattgacttggtcttttaccaaatagggctatcttctgtatacccccctacctggtcacagcacaactgattggctcaaacacattaaagaagaaagaaattccacaaattaacttttaacaaggctcatctgttaattgaaatgcattccaggtgactacctcatgaagctggttgagagaatgccaagattgtgcaaagctgtcatcaaggcatttCAGTATGCAAAGAAAAATAAACTATACTGTTTCTCTTAAGATTAGTAAGCAAATACACAGCAAATATATTAAAGGAACAAAAACGAATACATTTATTAGCATCAAATCAATAAAACAAATTGAAAGGTTGTAGTTATTAGGATAATATAAAGGATAgcaggtggctactttgaaaattttaaaatatttaacactttttggttactacatgatgtcttcagtattattctacaatgtagaaaatagttaaaataaagaaaaacccttgaatgagtaggtgggtccaaacttttgactggtactgtatgttgtcATAAAGTACATGGTATAGCTTGGTATAGATTCCTCTTGCTGGAATCTCTTTAGGTCTACTTCTATATCACACAATGGTGGTGATAAAATTACGTGATTATTACGTCTGTCATTTTTACTTAATAGCCTAGTAGTCAAGCAGAGACCACTTTAAGGAGACAATGATGCCAAAACACAAACtcacaatgtttattgtaaccatattagaggtcgaccgattgtgatttttcaacgccgataccgattattggaggaccaaaaaaagccgatagcgATTCATCGGCCTGtttttaaaaatacaaaaaaatacaaaataaaaatggtaataatgacaattacaacaatactgaattaacacttatttgaaCACTTAAGATCAATAAAAACCAATATAgcttcaaataaataatgaaacatgttcaatttgatttaaataattcaaaaactatgtgttggagaagtaaaagtgcaatatgtgccatgtaaaaaagctaacgtttgagttccttgctcagaacatgagaacatatgaaagttggtggttcctttttaacatgacacttcaatattccaaggtaagaggtctTAGGTTGTAGTTGATAtcgtatttataggactatttctctctataccatttgtatttcatatacctatGACTagtggatgttcttataggcactatagtattgccagtgtaacagtatagctttgtccctctcctcgcacctacctgggctcgaaccaggaacacatcgacaacagccacactcgtaGCAGCGTtatccatcgctccacaaaagccacggggggaataactactccaagtctctgagcgagtgatgtttgaaacgctattagcgcgcaccccgctaactagctagccatttcacatcggttacaacagccattaggctgataggcttgaagtcataaacagcgctgtgcttgtgaagacctgctggcaaaatgcactaaagtgctgttcgaatgaatgcttacgagcctactgctgcctaccatcgctcagtcagactgctctatcaaaccatagacttaattataacataacacacagaaatacgagcctttggtcattaatctggtcgaatccggaaactatcatttcgaaaacgaAACGTTTATTTCGGTGAAATAcggaacgggtggcatccctaagtctaaatattgctgttacattgcacaaccatcaatgttatgtcataattacgtaaaattctggcaagtTACGTAAAATTCGGGCAAAAATTCTGCCCAAGCTGTTGCATGTACccggactctgtgtgcaatgaacgcaagagaagggACACactttcacctggttaatattgcctgctaacctggatttcttttagctaaatatgcaggtttagaaatatatacttctgtgtattgattttaagaaaggcattggtgtttatggttaggtacagtcgtccaacgattgtgctttttttttcgcaaatgcgcttttgttaaatcatcccccagcgttgcatcgattatatgcaacgcaggatacGCTAGATAAActcgtaatatcatcaaccatgtgtagttataactagtgattatgattgtttttttataagataagtttaatgctagctagcaacttaccttggcttctactgcattcgtgtaacaggcattctccttgtggagtgcaacgagaggcaggtggttatagcgttggatgagttaactgtaaggttgcaagattggttccccgagctgacaaggtgaaaatctgtcgttctgcccctgaacaaggcagttaacccacttaaACTTGAAACCGGCCCTAATTAAtaggccattctgattaatcggttgaCATCTAAACCATATGTTGGTTAAATAAGGGATGTATGCTTAGAACTGTGACTTGACCTGCTCAAATGTATGATATTCTCTATCCTTTAGCCTGAGAAACCTCAGACAAAAAACATATCCCAGGATAAGGAGACAGTTAGTCAACTTGAGGAGTCAAAGGAGTCCCCAAAAGCACCCCAGCGCAAAAATCGAGTACCTGGGGAGAAGGACATGATCATCGATGGAGCCAGACACGGCAAGGTCAGCTGAGATTTAAACTGTAGTCTCTTTATTCTTTACAAATCTCTACATCTCTTTATTCTTTCCCCTTGTTTTTACAAAATTGTTCTTCCCCTCTCTAACACTACCCCCCTTTGATGACCATCAGAAATTGTTTGTTGGAATACCTGCTGGACAAGACAATGAGCAGAAGgacagcgagggagaggaggaaatgaCAGACACTACAAGGTCTGTTTACAAAATTGCTGcaaaagacacacacatatactgaacaaaaatataaacgcaacaatttcaatgatttttctgagttacagttcttatagacatcagtcaattgaagtaaatttattagtccctaatctatgtatttcgCACAACTGGGCAGAGTTGCAGCCATTGGTGAGGTGCAGCCAACCCACCCACTGGTGAGccaagcccagccaatcagaatgagtttttccctacaaaagggctttattacagactgaaataatcctcagtttcatcagctgtccgggtggctggtatcagatgatcccgcaggtgaagaagtctgatgtggaggtcctgggctggcatggttacacgtggtctgcggttgtgaggccggttggacgtattgccaatttctcttatggtagagaaattaacattacattctctgacaacagctctggtggcattcctgcagtcagtatgccagttgcacgctccctcaaaacttgagacatctgtggcattgtgttgtgtgacaaagctacacattttagtggccttttattgtccccagcaccaggtgcacctgtgtaaggatcatgctgtttaatcagcttcttgatatgctacacctgtcaggtggatggattatcagcataccaccctgaatacaactgctggcttgcttctgatgcTAAGCagtgttggtcctggtcagttcctggatgggagaccagatgctgctggaagtggtgttgcagggccagtaggaggcactctttcctctggtctaaaaaaaagatatcccaatgccccagggcagtgattggggacactgccctgtgtagggggCCGTCTTTCATATGgaacgttaaacgggtgtcctgactctctgaggtcattaaagatcccatggcacttatatcgtaagagtaggggtgttaaccccggtgtcctggctaaatacccaatctggccctcaaaccatcatggtcacgtaataatccccagtttacaattggctcattaatccccctcctctcccctgtaactattccccaggtcgttgctgcaaatgagaacggataaataaaaaatataaatcttggcaaaggataaatgctcactaacagggaggtTAACAAATGTGtccacaacattttagagaaataatatttttgtgcttttggaaaatgtctgggaacttttatttcagctcatgaaacatgagactaACACTttccatgttgcatttatatttttatatgtatataaactcagcaaaaaagaaatttgtaaaaatccaaataccttcacagatcttcattgtaaagcgtttaaacactgtttcccatgcttgttcaatgaaccataaacaattaatgaacatgcacctgtggaacggtcgttaagacactaacggcttacagacagtaggcaattaaggttacagttatgaaaacttaggacactaaagaggctcttctattgactctgaaatacaccaaaagaaagatgcccagggtccctgctcatctgcgtgaacgtaccttaggcatgctgcaaggaggcatgaggactgcagatgtgaccagggcaataaattgcaatgtctgtactgtgagactccTAAAACAGCGCTatgggagacaggacggacagctgatagctctcgcagtggcagaccacgtgtaacaacacctgcacaggatcggtacagccgaacatcacacctgctggacaggtacaggatggcaacaacaactgcaccaggaacgcacagtctttccatcagtgctcagactgtctgcaataggctgaaagaggctggactgagggattgtaggcctgttgtaaggcaggtcctcaccagacatccccggcaacaatgtcgccaatggacacaaacccaccgtcgctggaccagactggactggcaaaaagtgctcttcactgacgagtctcaCCAGGGCTGATGGTCGGagttgcgtttatcgtcgaaggaatgagcattacaccgaagCCTGGatggatttggaggtggagggtccgtcatggtctggggtggtgtgtcacagcatcatcggcctgagcttgttgtcattgcaggcaatctcaaagctgtgcattacagggaagacctcctcctccctcatgtggtacccttcctgcaggctcatcctgacatgaccctccagcatgacaatgccaccacgcacaaaacgagcagtatggctgatttcctgcaagacaggaatgtcagtgttctgccataaccggcgaagagcctggatctcaatccctttgagcacgtctgggacctgtctgggaacttgcaggtgccttggtggaggaGTGTGGTAAcacctcacagcaagaactggcaaatctggtgcagtccatgaggagatgcactgcagtacttagtatctggtgtggccaccagctgtattgactgttacttttgatttagaTGATTCcatttgttagtcacatgtcagTGGAACGTGTccagtttgtctgttgttgaatcttatgttcatacaaatatttacacatgttaagtttgctgaaaatcaaCTCAGTTGACAgtatttttttgttgagtttatataaaatatatataatatatatacacacacacatatacacacacacacacacacacacacacagtaccttcGGACAATATTCAGACagactttttttcacattttgttacgatacAGCCATATTCTAACATTGATTAAATTGGGGGGTTTTCTCCgcttgtcaatctacacacactaccccataatgacaaagcaaaaaggtTTTCACTTTTGCTAACATCACATTTACacaactattcagaccctttactcaatcaTTTGTTTAAGTACTTTTGGCAGTGATTTATATccttgtcttcttgggtatgacgctacaagcttggtacacctgtattttgggagtttttcccattcttctctgcagatcctctcaagctctgacaggttggatggggagtgttgctgcacagctatttataggtctctccagagatgttcaagtctgggctctggctgggccactcgaggacaaTCACAGGGATGCAAACTTGTCACCTTTCTGCGAAATTTCGTGTTTTGAATCCAAAATAGGTTGCTTACGTGATTCGTGTAAATCTGATGAGGGAAGTTTGTGGTGGAACAAGTATTGTTGGCATTGTTAAGTATCTTGCTAGCTGGATCGAGTTCTCCGTtagctagccagagaaatgttgagcaacattagccAACTTAACTGATAAAATAATTGAGTTTATGGTGTGAAAATTAGCTGGCAAATAAAGTCAGACAGCTACCATTACAATATCAAATGAGCTAACGTTAGTAACCTAACCAATTCGCTGTAGTATTAACTGCTATACGACTCCATGCCGTTCCTCAAGTTATGACCCTGGCAATCtgtgaaatgttaactagctaatgaACTAACTACTATCTCTGAACTAATGTTTTCCCTACAGTATGTGGTTaattttcagaatgagagaattaggtgAAAATGAGGCATTGCTTGTTTAACAAGTGGATTAAGGGATCAAGTGGAGCTGGAGATGGGCCTGGCTTAAGCTGGATGCTACTATAGAGGGGAAAGGAACACCACGCActtaccctctttctctctttttcaatACAGTGGATTAAACGGGGTATTCCAGGTGTACTGAAAGAGATCAAATATGCCaacattgtagaacagatgtccacaggcagaaaCTGTAATAATGTGCAGTGTAGCCCAAAGATATTGCTTTTGTTGTGTTGAACTTGACA harbors:
- the acin1a gene encoding LOW QUALITY PROTEIN: apoptotic chromatin condensation inducer in the nucleus (The sequence of the model RefSeq protein was modified relative to this genomic sequence to represent the inferred CDS: deleted 3 bases in 2 codons), which encodes MADLEDVTLDGRPLQSLRVADLKAALEERGLPKSGQKNALIKRLKGALMLENLQRTSHHHIGLQPNSQIGEEMSQNSFIKQYLAKQQELLRQRLEKEAREAVEDDDTDQEDHTQGNNSSACAAPDQDDVPVLVDQHKPLGPSEGEGLAGPASEGEGHRAKDGHVSGPPASTSPTSAPAAVASLSVCVADGEQRPERVPTSSQVPADSDDDSDGGDEDGEDEDWDSGARRRNLGEPPRGQLARERSEGSRQPPQHNPPLLSPQLRQPTPPPSPPPELSFPLPDTPKQSPPSPGELPARQRTSSTSSSGSSSSGSRSSSPEPQSNAERKPGPLTLLARKMASEGAFSGVGWHGRGEAERQDNNAATATIFPGRGPQEGTVSAITHTANAAASLPFPSLVPVNNQGVLGGHLSHSQVPVSVLRPTIMEERDSAWQQENKERELQAESEREKALEQERLRAVELERQRIFEQQRAMEQERERALERERGEREKALDAERKERERALERERAQALEQEREEREKALAEEREKSEARERALELEKAVELERQRVMEREQALQQEREERERAKAFEREKRERALEREQVLEQERVETARALEQERVEMEKALEMERIEREKALEQERVEKEKALELVRQKALKREQEERQKALELEMQEALELERQKALELEMQEALELERQKALELERQKALELERQKALELERQKALELERQKALELERQKALELERQKALELERQKALELERQKALELERQKALELERQEALELERQEALELERQEALELERQEALELERQKALELERQKALELERQKALELERQKALELERQKALELERQEALELERQEALELERQEALELERQEALELERQEALEEERQEALELERQKALEEERQKALEQERQKALEQERQKALELERQKALELERQKALELERQKALELERQKALELERQKALELERQKALELERQKALELERQKALELERQKALELERQKALELERQKALELERQKALELERQKALELERQKALELERQKALELERQKALELERQKALELERQKALELERQTALELERQTALELERQTALELERQTALELERQTALELERQTALELERQTALELERQTALELERQTALELERQTALELERQTALELERQTALELERQTALVREQERETALEQERVEKEKALELERQKALERELEEREKDREKKARALHQERIEREKERALEKERVERGKALEREREEKESALEQKALQREKEGECVLEQDKERAMVAERESHLPPWKRGREIGLTPLPTPPLSTGAGRMAATEEGGEPHVPSLPQTASRDNQPVESGTPLSPTIATPLSPQSSFKKFRFLRDPPVLSQSCSASLVIKRPRTFSDSPHTQASALQSPRKPGEQEQESTLQGSKLSSRQAASQMPARQGFLFSGPTAADTSDTTGPETPVIATLGKSPEEEKAKELVSEEHVLADKETNKQEVGEIARGAKRVDAGNVPSGPAESVVLPSPPPEEGNVDRGRERSQKKQEKRGRRASSSSDSSDSDSGSSSSRSSGSSSSSQGKTRTTPSGRKPEKPQTKNISQDKETVSQLEESKESPKAPQRKNRVPGEKDMIIDGARHGKKLFVGIPAGQDNEQKDSEGEEEMTDTTSEVKEAAMAEPERAPESSEESLTPKAFTARRISLSSSKASPGVVSAEGEAESGAGPGRKRRWGSSTAVTAKKPSISITTDSLKSLIPDIRLSPGQEAVVDLHPEEAHLSGGEEDREQGEQDFKIRRTVTQVVLSETQENGPKESKRSENMEDREDGVEVKSDREEKMDNSFQRDSMETQSPSPPIHDMEMNTVTPSDTLIRRSISQQKSGVSITIDDPVRTAKQPSPPRGKVSNIVHLSNLVRPFTLGQLKELLSRTGTVLEDGFWIDKIKSHCYVTYSSAEEAVATRAALHGVKWPQSNPKFLCVDFSQQEELDFHRGLPPPGGAGEEERGASSVRGRGAALPPLLPERDQWAEREREMERRERTRAEREWDRDKVRDFGPGKPGEDAGPRRSRSRERKRKERKTDKKEKAAEEAPAKLLDDLFNKTKAAPCIYWLPLTEEQFTQREVARQERRKEREKRRKEQQEEEEKKREEERKERIKASGERGEGDRDRERDRERGKDRDRDREGDKHRESTHRRPGGNSAGVGRRSRSRSDPPPRDRRR